One window from the genome of Anticarsia gemmatalis isolate Benzon Research Colony breed Stoneville strain chromosome 8, ilAntGemm2 primary, whole genome shotgun sequence encodes:
- the Sec15 gene encoding exocyst complex component Sec15, with product MTNATIQEIEGIDDYWGPAFRSIYEGEGHEAFVHQLDERIKQHDKEIEKLCNFHYQGFIDSIRELLQVRSHAEELHADISNVDANVKETTENLCVKAEELIRARRVELNIAATIEKMELCLPLLTTYSKLKSQVEAKRYYPALKTLEQLEHVLLPRVGPYKWCAQISADIPRLRQAIQDASMADLRDFLENIRKLSPQVGAMALKQTQEMLGRNLASIVKNKKDMAVLGISAKENTGPQCPHELVDFSPLHRCLHIHSVLGAKNDFIDYYRSQRKQQARLVLIPASTNLHDSIQGVKNYLNAVLGFFILEEHLLSAGAGLVSKDWLLDMWGMSVTKVASTLRTNTSLITDPTLMLSIKHQIMLFINTLKCYGLPTDPLPLLLQEMAEHYTEVLMQRWVVVFRDILDNASFLPIEVETQDQFDGVMDTFPYDNDELETQPFPRKFPFSSIVPAVYVQVKEFIYAWLKYSAGLGLGGGRRAAAARHSASLLLSRSFTGCLSALFRRPLPLMQLVQIIVDTQYLEDATLCLYEFISNITGSELVTTQTAGSMFQAARDDAEQQICDKLEKKVDEFLDLENYDWLLVEPTGQASAFVTDMLSYLSGVLTSLEQLPERARVAAVRAATNRIATRLRNLLLDPAVKQISSGALDQLNLDVIQCEQFAAGEPVPGLKEGELLEHFASLRQLLDLITGWDWSSYLHDVGIEGGKYALVTPRDAATLLEKLKEAEQKSSVFSVLKKNERDRRKLLDTVLKQLKQLQNQDGS from the exons ATGACGAACGCCACGATACAG GAAATCGAAGGAATAGACGACTACTGGGGCCCGGCATTCCGTTCCATATATGAAGGCGAAGGGCACGAAGCGTTTGTACATCAACTTGACGAGCGTATAAAACAACATGACAAAGAAATTGAGAAACTTTGTAATTTTCATTATCag GGTTTCATAGACTCGATCCGTGAGCTACTGCAAGTGAGGTCACATGCTGAAGAACTGCATGCAGATATATCCAATGTTGATGCTAATGTCAAAGAGACCACAGAAA aTCTGTGTGTGAAAGCAGAAGAGTTGATCAGAGCCCGTCGAGTGGAGCTCAATATTGCTGCTACTATTGAGAAGATGGAACTCTGTCTGCCATTGCTTACTACTTACTCCAAGCTCAAGTCACAGGTTGAAGCTAAGAG GTATTACCCAGCACTGAAGACCTTAGAACAGTTGGAACATGTGTTGTTGCCGCGCGTGGGTCCTTACAAGTGGTGCGCTCAGATCTCCGCAGACATCCCGCGACTGCGCCAGGCGATACAAGACGCCTCTATGGCAGACCTTAGGGACTTCCTCGAGAATATACGCAAGCTTAGTCCACAG GTTGGCGCAATGGCTTTGAAACAAACACAAGAAATGCTTGGCAGAAACCTGGCCAgtattgtcaaaaataaaaaag aTATGGCAGTTCTTGGTATATCAGCGAAAGAAAACACAGGTCCTCAGTGTCCTCATGAGTTGGTAGACTTCAGTCCATTGCACAGATGTCTCCATATTCACAGTGTGTTGGGTGCTAAGAATGATTTCATTGATTACTACAG ATCTCAACGCAAACAGCAAGCGCGTCTCGTCCTGATACCCGCATCAACAAACTTACACGACTCTATCCAAGGCGTAAAGAACTACCTCAACGCGGTTCTCGGCTTCTTCATCCTCGAGGAGCACTTGCTCAGTGCGGGCGCCGGCCTGGTCTCCAAAGACTGGCTGCTAGACATGTGGGGCATGTCTGTGACCAAAGTAGCCTCCACGCTCAGGACTAACACGTCGCTTATCACTGACCCTACTCTCATGTTGAGCATTAAACACCAGATTATGCTGTTTATTAATACTTTGAA ATGTTACGGTCTCCCGACGGACCCGCTACCATTATTACTGCAAGAGATGGCGGAACATTACACAGAAGTGTTGATGCAACGATGGGTCGTCGTATTCAGAGATATACTGGACAATGCCTCCTTCCTGCCTATCGAG GTGGAGACTCAAGATCAGTTCGATGGAGTAATGGACACGTTCCCGTACGACAACGATGAACTAGAAACGCAACCTTTTCCGagaaa GTTCCCATTCTCATCAATAGTACCGGCAGTATACGTGCAAGTGAAGGAGTTCATCTACGCGTGGCTCAAGTACTCGGCTGGCTTGGGGCTGGGCGGCGGGCGGAGGGCCGCGGCCGCCAGGCACTCCGCCTCGCTGCTACTGAGCAGGTCTTTTACTGGGTGTCTGTCTGCGCTGTTTAGAAGACCACTACCGTTGATGCAGTTAGTACAG ATAATAGTCGACACGCAGTACTTAGAAGATGCAACACTGTGTCTATACGAGTTTATCAGCAATATCACTGGCTCAGAACTTGTCACCACTCAG ACGGCCGGGAGTATGTTCCAAGCGGCCCGTGATGACGCAGAACAACAGATCTGCGACAAACTGGAGAAGAAAGTCGATGAATTCTTGGATTTGGAGAACTATGACTGGTTGTTag TGGAGCCAACGGGTCAAGCGTCAGCATTCGTGACGGACATGCTGAGCTACCTGTCTGGAGTACTCACATCATTAGAACAACTGCCAGAACGAGCACG TGTGGCAGCCGTCCGTGCAGCAACAAACCGCATAGCGACCCGTCTCCGTAACTTACTACTAGACCCGGCGGTGAAGCAGATATCATCGGGAGCGCTGGATCAGCTCAACTTGGACGTTATACAGTGCGAACAGTTCGCGGCCGGGGAGCCCGTGCCCGGGTTAAAGGAGGGAGAGCTGCTTGAACATTTCGCTAGCCTTAG ACAACTCCTCGACCTCATCACCGGCTGGGACTGGTCATCATACCTCCACGACGTGGGCATCGAAGGTGGTAAGTACGCGCTAGTGACTCCGCGCGACGCCGCCACACTGCTCGAGAAACTCAAGGAAGCTGAGCAGAAGTCTTCTGTCTTCTCCGTCCTTAAGAAGAATGAAAGAGACAGGAGGAAGTTGCTTGATACCGTCTTGAAACAATTGAAGCAACTGCAAAACCAAGATGGATCGTGA
- the LOC142975078 gene encoding putative aconitate hydratase, mitochondrial has product MAHCMRVLHGQGSRTRTVLLEIQQRCFSVSPLTAAAAQVAMSKFDKNPLPYEKLTKNLEVVKKRLGRDMTLSEKVLYSHLDNPKEQEIERGTSYLRLRPDRVAMQDATAQMAMLQFISSGLPRVAVPSTIHCDHLIEAQIGGDKDLARAKDINKEVYKFLETAGAKYGVGFWKPGSGIIHQIILENYAFPGLLMIGTDSHTPNGGGLGGLCIGVGGADAVDVMADIPWELKCPKVIGVKLTGKLSGWTSPKDVILKVAGILTVKGGTGAIVEYHGPGVDSISCTGMATICNMGAEIGATTSVFPYNSRMEAYLKSTGRHDIAAAANSYKHLLTPDSKAPYDQLVEIDLSTLEPHVNGPFTPDLANPISKLGDVAKKNDWPVDIRVGLIGSCTNSSYEDMGRCASIVKEALKHGVKSKIPFNVTPGSEQVRATIERDGIAQTLREFGGTVLANACGPCIGQWDRKDVKKGEKNTIVTSYNRNFTGRNDANPATHCFVTSPELVTALSLAGRLDFNPLTDELTGTDGKKFKLSDPFADELPAKGFDPGQDTYQHPPADGKSVKVDVSPSSDRLQLLAPFDKWDGKDLSDMTILIKVKGKCTTDHISAAGPWLKYRGHLDNISNNMFITATNAENGELNKVKNQVTGEWGAVPATARAYKAAGVRWCVVGDENYGEGSSREHAALEPRHLGGRAIIVKSFARIHETNLKKQGLLPMTFANPADYDKIQPTDKITLCGLKDLAPGKQVDCEIKHKDGKVDKIKLNHSLNEQQIAWFKAGSALNRMKEIAAGK; this is encoded by the exons ATGGCTCACTGTATGAGAGTTTTGCATGGCCAG GGTAGCAGGACTAGGACGGTGCTCTTGGAGATCCAGCAAAGATGCTTCAGCGTGTCCCCACTCACCGCCGCGGCGGCCCAG GTCGCTATGTCGAAGTTCGACAAGAACCCGCTGCCGTACGAGAAGTTGACCAAGAACTTGGAGGTTGTGAAGAAGAGGTTAGGTCGTGACATGACCTTGTCTGAAAAAGTGCTGTACTCGCACTTGGACAACCCTAAAGAACAG GAAATTGAGCGTGGCACCAGCTACCTGCGCCTGCGGCCCGACAGGGTTGCTATGCAGGATGCCACTGCCCAGATGGCCATGTTGCAGTTCATCTCCTCTGGACTCCCCCGCGTCGCTGTACCTTCCACCATCCACTGTGATCACTTGATTGAGGCTCAGATCGGTGGTGACAAGGATCTGGCGAGAGCTAAG GACATCAACAAAGAAGTATACAAGTTCTTGGAGACCGCTGGAGCTAAATACGGCGTCGGTTTCTGGAAGCCAGGCTCTGGTATCATCCATCAGATCATCCTCGAGAACTACGCTTTCCCTGGTCTCCTCATGATCGGTACTGACTCCCACACACCCAATGGAGGCGGTCTTGGTGGTCTTTGCATTG GTGTTGGTGGTGCCGACGCCGTGGACGTAATGGCTGACATCCCCTGGGAACTGAAGTGCCCTAAGGTCATTGGTGTCAAGCTTACCG GCAAGTTGAGCGGCTGGACTAGCCCCAAGGACGTGATCCTGAAGGTGGCCGGCATCCTCACGGTGAAGGGAGGCACCGGCGCCATCGTGGAGTACCACGGCCCTGGCGTCGACTCCATCTCCTGCACCGGTATGGCTACCATCTGCAACATGGGCGCTGAGATCGGAGCTACTACTAGT GTGTTCCCGTACAACTCTCGCATGGAGGCGTACCTCAAGTCCACCGGCCGCCACGACATCGCCGCCGCCGCCAACAGCTACAAGCACCTCCTCACTCCCGACTCCAAGGCACCTTACGATCAG CTGGTAGAGATCGACCTGTCGACCCTGGAGCCTCACGTGAACGGTCCCTTCACGCCCGACCTCGCCAACCCGATCTCGAAGCTGGGCGACGTGGCCAAGAAGAACGACTGGCCCGTGGACATCCGCGTCGGTCTCATCGGATCCTGCACCAACTCGTCCTACGAAGATATGGGCCGCTGCGCCAGTATTGTCAAGGAG GCGTTGAAGCACGGCGTAAAGTCCAAGATCCCGTTCAACGTGACCCCCGGATCAGAGCAGGTGCGCGCCACCATCGAGCGTGACGGCATCGCGCAGACACTCCGCGAGTTCGGCGGCACT GTGCTGGCCAACGCGTGTGGTCCGTGCATCGGCCAGTGGGACCGCAAGGACGTGAAGAAGGGCGAGAAGAACACGATCGTGACGTCATACAACAGGAACTTCACGGGACGTAACGACGCCAACCCCGCCACACACTGCTTCGTCACCAGCCCTGAGCTTGTCACCGCCCTCTCACTCGCTG GACGTCTGGACTTCAACCCGTTGACCGACGAGTTGACCGGCACCGACGGCAAGAAGTTCAAGCTGTCGGACCCGTTCGCGGACGAGCTGCCCGCCAAGGGCTTCGACCCCGGCCAGGACACATACCAGCACCCCCCTGCTGACGGCAAGA GCGTGAAAGTGGACGTGTCTCCTTCCTCGGACCGTCTGCAACTGCTGGCGCCGTTCGACAAGTGGGACGGCAAGGACCTGTCGGACATGACGATCCTCATCAAGGTGAAGGGCAAGTGCACCACCGACCACATCTCCGCCGCCGGGCCCTGGCTCAAGTACCGCGGACATCTCGACAACATCTCCAACAACATGTTCATCAC CGCGACAAACGCGGAGAACGGCGAGTTGAACAAAGTGAAGAACCAGGTGACGGGCGAGTGGGGCGCGGTGCCGGCCACGGCGCGCGCCTACAAGGCGGCGGGCGTGCGCTGGTGCGTGGTGGGCGACGAGAACTACGGCGAGGGATCCTCGCGCGAGCACGCCGCGCTCGAGCCGCGACACCTGGGCGGACGGGCCATCATCGTCAAGTCCTTCGCCAG GATTCACGAGACCAACTTGAAGAAGCAGGGTCTGCTCCCGATGACTTTCGCCAACCCCGCCGACTACGACAAGATCCAGCCTACCGACAAGATCACCCTCTGCGGACTCAAGGACCTCGCGCCCGGCAAG CAAGTAGATTGCGAGATCAAGCACAAAGACGGCAAGGTAGACAAGATCAAGTTGAACCACTCACTGAACGAGCAACAGATCGCATGGTTCAAGGCTGGCTCCGCGCTCAACAGGATGAAGGAGATCGCCGCCGGCAAGTGA